The DNA region GCGTAGACCCTCGGCGTTGAAGTCGGCCAGCCGCGACTCCACAAAGGCCAGCACGGCGTCGGGCTCGTTGTTGCCCAGCTCGCGCAGCACCCAGCCCACACCGAGGTTGATGAACCGCTCCGGGCTGGGCAGGAGCGCCCCGGCAGTTTGCAGCACCAGGGCCGTGAGCCCGGGGAGGGAGCTTTCCCCCTTGCGCGCGAACCCCACAAAGGAGACGGCGGCGGCGCGTTTGCGCCACACATTGGACGCATCCCGCCACGACGCCACGGCGCGGGCGCATTCCATGCCGCCTTGAGTAATGAGCGGCGCGCAGACACGGCCGCACACGGTGTCGCAGGTGGCCCACTCCTGGACGCAGCCGTCGTCGAAGACATCCGCCAGCAGGTCGAGCCCTTCGCGCCACCCCAGCGCCCCGGCTGCAATGACGCGTTCCAGCACCATGGCGCCGGCGTACTTGTCCTCGGAGTAGGGCTGGCGCAGCAGGGCGAAGCCGATCTCCCGCAGCTGCGACGGCTCGGCCTCGTGCAGGTCCTCCGCGAGCCACTGGCGCACTACCGCTGTCACACCCGGCCGCTTGACCCCGCGGTGGGGAATCACGTGCTTGAGGTAGGCGTCGGCCCCGGCCCTGACCTCGGGATCGGCCCCGGCGTCCAGACGGACGGCCAGGCGTTCGATGGCGTGTTGGATCATGCGCGTCTCCGGGTATCCCTGGGAAAGAAAAACCCCCTCCCGACGAGCGTCAGGAGGGGGCCATTCAGCGTATTGCAGTGCAGCCTAATGGTAGTCTTCGGAGTACTGCAGGTCTTCGACGTAGAGCTTCTTGAACTTCGGGGGCTCCTTGTCGAGGGTTCCGAGATCCCGCTTCACCTCGATGGCGATCTTCCAGAGGATGGTCAGGATGATCGCGCCGATGGCGTAGATGCCGATGGTGATGGTCAGCTCGGGGATGGTGGGCACGTACTCGGTAACGGTCTCGAACGGCGTGGGAGTGAAACCGCCAACGATGAGGCCGATGCCCTTGTCGATGTAGGTGGCGATGACCAGCAGCATCAGCGCCCAGGGCAGCACCTTGTGGTTGTCGCGGATCTTGGCCGGGATGAGCAGCACAAGGCTGATGGCCGCGGTGATCACGGCGACCCACATGTAGGGCACCCACTGGTTGTAGCCGTCAAGACCCGAGAACAGATAGATGATCGGGGACTTGTGGCCGGGGATGCTGGAGTAGAAGGAGGTGAACATTTCCAACAGGTAGAAGAAGATGTTCACGCACATGGCGTAGGTGATGATCTTGGCTACGCTCATGATGGCTTCCGTGCCGGCGCGGAACTTGGTCAGCTTTTGCAGCAGGAAGACGAGCAGCAGCAGGATGGCCGGGCCGGAGGCGAAGGCGGAGGCCAGGAAGCGGGCGGCCATGATGGCGGTCAGCCAATAGTGGCGGCCGGGCAGGCCGGCGTACAGGAAGGCTGTGACCGTATGGATGGAGAACGCCCAGATGATGGAGAGCCAGATGAAGTACTTGAGCCAGCTCGGCGGATCCACGCGGTTGCGCTCACACTCCAGGGAGACCCAGCCGATGAAGAGGTTCAGGTACATGTAGACGTTGAGAACGACCATGTCCCAGAACAGCACGGAGTTGGGAGTGGGGTGGAGCACCACGTTGAAGAGGCGCTGCGGCTGACCAAGGTCGACCACGACGAAGAGGATGCACATCGCAACGGAGGCGATGGCCAGGAACTCGCCGAGGATGATGATCTTCTTGAAGGCCTTGTAGTGGTGGAAGTAGGCGGGCAACACGAGCATGACCGCCGAGGCCGCCACACCGACCAGGTAGGTGAGCTGGGCGATGTAGAAGCCCCAGGAGACGTCCCTCGACATGCCTGTGAGCTTCAGACCCATGTTGAGCTGTACGACATAGACCAGCATGCCTACAGAGGCGATGCCGGCAAGGACGAAAAGCCATATCCAGTATCCAGGTGATCCCTTGAGTGCTTTTTCCAGCATGGCGAGCCCCTTAGATGATGTAATACACGCTGGGCTGGGTACCCAGAGAGGTTTTACGGCGGATGGAGAAGTTCTCCCGGAGAGCCTTGCGAACGTCGGAGTTCGGATCGTCGAGATCGCCGAAGACCAAGGCACCTTCGGAAGCTTCCACACACGCGGGCATCATACCCTGGGCCAGGCGCTCGACGCAGAAATCACACTTCTCTACGACGCCGCGCATACGCGTGGGGTAGTCCGGATTGAGCTCCTTGATGTACGGCCGCGGATCGCCGAAGTTGAAGCTGCGCGATCCGTACGGGCAGGCCGCCATGCAGAACCGGCAGCCGATGCAGCGGTGCATGTCCATCATCACGATGCCGTCCCAGTCGCGCTTGAAGGTCGCCTTGGTGGGGCAGACGCGCACGCACGGCGGGTTGTCGCAGTGGTTGCACAGCAGCAGGAAGTCCATCATCTTGACGTCTTCGGCAAGGTAGTGGCTTTCCTTCTCGGTGAAGGTGTGCTCGAAGGAGTCTTCCCAGATCCACTTGATCTCGTTCTTGTGCTTCGGGATCTTCGGGACGTTGTGGTAGCTGTGGCAGGCCGAGATGATCTGCTTGAAGTGCTCCGGGCCCTTGATCTTCCTGGTGAAGATGGCCATGCCCCAGCGCGTGGCCGTCAGCGCATGCGGGTTCATGGTGTCCGCTGCGGGGGCGTCAGCCGCGGGGGCGGCAGCGAGGCCCTCTTCGGAGGCCGCAGCGGGCAGGGCGGAGCAGCCCAGGCCCAGTGCCGATATGCCGGCGATTTTCAAAAAGTCACGTCTGGTCTTGCTCATTGCTCGTTCCCCCTTGGGGCCTGGTGGCATTGCCAGCAGTAAGGGTTTACGCTCGCAGTGTCGTGGCACTTGTCGCAGAACTCGGCCTTGTTGGTGTGGCACTTCATGCAGGTGTTCTGCAAACTCATCTCGTAAACCTTGCCGTCGGTAGCGGTGTAGAGCCGCTCGCCCTGGCGAACCACGCGATCGCGCCAGTCGTTGAGCATCTGCATGTGGTTCGCTTTCATGTAGTCAGCGGATTCAATGCACTTGTCCTGATCTTTGGGAAGTGCGAGCTCGGGCGTCTTGTAGCCGGGGACGAAGATCGAGCTCCACCAGAACGGAAGCGTCGCCAGAATCAGAAAGACGACGATGCCGGGGACGATGTACTTGGCGTTGTACATGATTATTCACCCTCCATGCCGGGCAGTTCCTCCAGGCGGAGATCCATGGTGCGCTTCTTCTCGCCCTTCATGATGAGCGCGTTTGCCACCAACTCGTGCACGCCGCTGATGCCAACGCCGGGAGCCCAGTAGTCGGCCAGCGGAATGAGCGTGGCGCGGTCGATAGCGCAGATGCAGGACATCATGTTCACATCGTGCTCACGCTGGACATGGCGCAGGGCGTTGCCGCGGGGCAGGCCGCCGCGCATGCGGATCTCCATGATCTCGTCCGTATTGAGGCCCGAACCGCCGCCGCAGCAGTAGGTCTGCTCGCGGATGGTGGAGGGGGGCATCTCGAAGAAGTTACGCACAGCCTGCTTGATGACGTAGCGGGGCTCTTCGAAGAAGCCCATGCCGCGCGCCGGGTTGCAGGAGTCGTGGAATGTGACGCGCAGATGGTCGTTGCGGCTGGGGTCCAGGCGGATCTTGTTGTGCTTCATGAGGTCCGCGGTGAACTCGCAGATGTGGACCATCTTGGTCTGGCGGGCGTTCTCGAAAACCGTGCCGGTGATGGGGCTCTTGGGCACTTCGAGGAACGGCGCCGGGCCGTTGTGGGTGTCCATGTACTGGTTGATGACGCGCCACATGTGGCCGCACTCGCCGCCCAGGATCCACTTGGAGCCGAGGCGTTCAGCTTCGGCGTACATCTTTGCGTTCAGCTTCTTCATCATCTCGTGGGAGGTGAAGAGGCCGAAGTTGCCGCCTTCTGATGCGTAGGTGGAGAGCGTGTAGTCCAGGCCGATCTCATGGAAGAGCATGAGGTAGCCCATGAAGGTGTACACGCCGGGGTCCGCGAAGACGTCGCCCGAGGGGGTGATGAAGATGACCTCATGGCCCTTCTCGTTCATGGGCGGGTCGATCTTGATGCCCGTGACCTCCTCGATGTCCTCGCAGAGGAAGTCGACGATGTCCTTGAAGGCGTGCGGCTGGATGCCCAGGTGGTTGCCCATGCGGTTACAGTTGCGCACAGGCTCCATGATCCAGTTGATGCCGATGCCGAGCAGGTGCAGGAGCTCGCGCGCCATCATCGTCACCTCGGCGGTGTCGATGCCGTAGGGGCAGTAGAGCGAGCAGCGCCGGCATTCCGTGCACTGGTAGAAGTAGTAGAACCACTCCTTGACCACATCCTGAGTCAGAGGGCGGGCGCCGGCGAGCTTGCCGAGGATCTTGCCCGCGGTGGTGAACTCCTTGCGGTAGATGGACCGCAGAAGCTCGGCGCGCAGAACCGGCATGTTCTTGGGGTCGCCGCCGCCGATGAAGAAGTGGCACTTGTCGGCGCAGGCGCCGCAACGCACGCAGATGTCCATGAACAGCTTGAAGGAGCGGTACCTGGAGAGGCGGTCCTTCATGCCGTCGTGGAGGATTTCCATCCAGTTTTCCGGCAGCTTCCAGTCATCGTCCTTGGGAGACCACACCCTGGGGTTGGGGAAGCCGATCTCCTCGATGATCTCTGGCTTGGCCGGGTAGCAGAAGTTGCCGTCTTCGAAGACGGGCTTCCTGTCCATCCAGCCCTGTTGGGGCATGGAATAGTCTATGTTCAACAATTCTTCTGGAGTGGGAACGTTGGCCATGGACCAGCTCCTTATTCGGCTTCCGCCTCGGTTTCAGGCGTTTCTTCCAGCTGCTTCTCGACAGGCAGACCAGCTTCCACCATGACCTCGCGGAAATCGTCCTCGTACGCCTCGTAGGTGTGGAACTTCTTGGGCGGATTCCAGGGGTTCACGTGATGATTCATGCGCGTGTCGTTGGGTGCGTTACGGGTGGGCGAGAGGAACACGCCGCCCATGTGCATGAGCTTCGAGAAGGGGAAATACATGAGCAGTATGCTCACGAAGAACAGATGAATGTAGAAGATGGCGCCGACCGAGTCCACGACGACGGGGTCGAACTGCACCAGGCTCATGGTCATCTGCTTCACGCCGACGATGTCGGTCTTGCCGAAGTAGCGCATCCAGAGGCCGGTGCTGACGATGCTCAGAAGGAGGAACAGCGGGAAGTAATCCGAGAGCAGCGAGATGTAGCGGACCTTGTTGTCGAAAACGCGCCGGAGCAGCAGAAAGAGCAGCGCGCCCACGATGATGAGGTCGGTCTGGTACAGGCGCGGAGCGCCAATCTGCAGAATGCCGTCCATGAACTCGGCGCCCTTCACCAGAATCGGCACGGGCTCCATGAACAGGCGGAAGTGACGGATGAAGATGAGCAGGAAGCAGTAGTGGAACGCGAGGCCAAAGAGCCACAGCCACTTGGCCGAGTAGTAGGCCACCCGGGGCTCGCCGTCCTGCCAGCGCAGCTTCATGGAGGTGTTCCGGAACAACGAACGGAACGTGAGCACTTCCAGAATCATGCGGCCGACTGTCCAGCCTTTGTTGGGCGGGTTGTCCAGGTAGTCCGTCTGAATCCAGTCCAGACTCTTCTGCTGGCCGCCTGTGGTTGGTATGCGGAACGGTACGGGCGATCGAGCCCAGTCGATCAGCTTATACACGAATCCGAATACGAAAACGCCGACAGCAACGTATGGGATGATAGCTGCAAACGTGAGCTTGTAGCCAGATTCCACTCCCAAGTACGCCAGGCTGCCGAACGCCAGGACGAGGAGAAATGCGATAAAAAATGACATGTACCCTTACCTCGCTTGCTCTGTTGACACGGCTAATGTTTCGGGGTGTCAGGGTCTTCGGCCTGATCGCCGTATATCATCTTGGCTCGCTCCAGGAGCCTCGAATGCTGCCGTTTCACTTCATCGATGCGAAGCTGATTGATCTGGTCGCGGCAAATGCAATAGTTTTCGAAGGAAAGGAGCGCCAAGCTATCGATTTTCGACTCGAATTGCAATAACTCCCCATAGAGGGAGGCCCCTTCTTCGGACTGCCGAACCAGCTCGCGGACAACGGTCTTGAGCAGGAAGATGACACCCACGGCTTGTGATGCAGAGAAGTCCTGGACGGCGCGGACGCGCACGATCTCGTCGATGTGCGGTCTGACTGCCTCGCTGTCCAGCCCTTCGCCAATCAATAAGTCGACAAGCGCGCTGATGGCCGCCGTGGTGCGTTGTCCCACGGGGTTCGCGAACTGGTCTTTCTGTCTGCGCATGAAACCGACCGTGTCGAGCGGATACGTCCGGAAGATGGCATCGCGCCACCGCTCATCGATCAAGTCCCGGTTTTCGTGTAAGATTTCCGTAAGATTCATTGTGTCTATGTGAATAGTTCGTGAGAATTTGCGCGAGTTCGTTTACTCACTGTTCGGGCACAGGCTATAATGATTTTTCGCAACTTTGTCCAAAGTAAAACACGCAGCAGAGTTACCCGGACGTGTGCGTTCTCCGGGGAATACACGTATTTCGTGAAAAAATTCCCAAATTTCTGCGACAATGGGAACCTCCCCGAAAACTGACCTGCGTCCTCTGGAAAAAACAGTGTTGCCTACCAGACCTCATCAGCTTCGTCCAGCGCTCCTTGCCCGTTCATCGCCCTTGTGGCAGAAGGTCTGACCATGTCTGCTCCGCGCCGCATACTCTTCCGCGCAGTGTCGCAAGGGCTCCGTTCCGGACGCATATTCCCCCTTGTCCTGGGGCTTTGCCTGCTGGCGTTGGCGGGGCAGGCGGCGGCCCAGGAACCCGTCGGGGTCTACATTTCCAAGCGGTTGCCCCACGTGGCGTTCGACGACTGCACCCTGCGCGAAGAGCGGCTCCAGGGGCCGTGGCGATTTCTGCGCCGGCTGGATCTCGCCGGCGTGTCGCCGGAGCGCGTCTCCTACTTCCGCGGCGAGGACGGCCGTTATGGTTTCACCCTCCACGGCATAGGCCTGGAAAAGCCAGCCCATTTCCTTCAGCAGCGTGACGGCGCCGTGGTCAGCGAGCACGAGGATTCGTCCATAACCTTTATATCCACGATAACCGGTGCCGATGAGGCGGCGGGACTGGCCCGGAAGCTGCGCACCCTGGTGCAGCTCTGCGCCAGCAGGAAGGACGCGCCGTGACGGGGCTCCATAATACGTCGCGTCAGGCGGGGAATAGCGACATCCTGCTGAACCGGTTGCAAAAACCTCTGCTTGTCCGTTATGTTGTGCCCGCCCGCGGTCCGCATCCAACGTTCCCCGTTCCGGATAGGCGGCCGTGCGCCGCGAGAAGCGTGATGAAGCACGCAGGCGAGGGGGATTGGCAGTGATATGGCATCGATACCGGAGCCTGGGCGTCCGGCTGCTTGCGCTGGTGCTGCTCTCCCTGGCGTTGATCGTATCGCGCGCCGAGCCGGCGTGGTCCCTGCTGCTCACCTCCGAGGCCATCCTGAACAGGGCGGAACAGGCCCTGACCCATCCCGAAGGCGTGGTCTGGACCCTGAATGTGGACGTGGATGAGGGCGAGCGCAGCTTGAGCCGCACCCTGCTGGTCACGGCCAAGGGCGCCAACGTGCTGGCCGAAATGCTGCGCCCGCGCGAGATGCAGGGCCAGCTCATCCTGCGCTCCGGCGACAGGTTCTGGGCCATCAACCCCGGCGTGGCGCTGCCCGATTCCCTGAAGCCCAGCAACAGTTACCTGGGTCCGGTGTCCTACGCCTGCCTCATGCCCATCGACCTTCTGGCCAACTACGAGGTGGAGGAGGTCGGCGAGGACAGCGCTTACGGCGAGGCGTGCTTCCTGTTCATCATGCGGGGCAGAAAAGGCTCCGGCGAGTACGATACCCTGCGGGTCTGGATATCCAAGAGCCGGCTGGTCGCCGTGAAAATCAACTTCTACACGCCATCGGGGCGCTTCCTGAAATCGGCATACCTTAAATATGAGCACGAGGCGCTCGTCGACGGGGAGATGCGGCCCTTCCTCTCCGATATGGACATCCGCAGCGGCATCTTCTCCGACGCCTCCGCCGTGCTGGAATGGAGCCCGCCCCAGTTCCTCAACATCCCGGCCGACACTTTCGAGCTCAGGACGCTGCTCGGCCAGGAAGCGTACGAGGAGCTGCAGCGGGAAGAGGCCAAGCGCCAGCACGCTGAACCGTCCACGCCCGATCGCAACGAGACGGACGGCGAGTAGCGTCCGCCGCAATTTCCGACAACGCAAGGAGCATCAACATGCGTATGGTTTCATTTGTTCTGGCGCTGGCGCTGCTGACCGGCGCAGGACTTTTTTCCGGCTGCAGCGAGGTACGGCCCACGTCGCCCAGGGCCAGCATGCAGCAGGGCGAAATCCCGCCGGTGCAGATCGGCATGACCAAGCAGCAGGTCGTTTCCGCCCTGGGCAGACCCTCCGGAGTGAAGGCCCATGGCCGCTACGAGTATTATTGTTACGAGGTGGACCACTACGGCGCGACCGGCAAGCCGGCCGCCATCTTCGTCAAGCACGAGGACAACCTCGTGGTTGGGTACGGCCGCGTGAATGCGCAGGACAACTGTGACTGAGAGCTCGCCCGCGCGCCGGGTGCTGCCCGCGGAGTGGGAGCCGCACCGGGCCGTCTGGCTGGGCTGGCCCACCAAGATTTCGGACTGGAGCCCCAAGTTCCAGGCTATTCCCTGGGTCTACGGCGAGATGGTCCGGCAGCTGGCTGCCTCGGAGGAGGTGCGCCTGCTGGTGGATGACGAGCGCGTGGAGGCCCGCGCCAGGAGCGTGCTGACCCGCGCCGGCATGGCGCAGGAGCTGCCCGGCGTGCGCTTTGTCCGCCAGCCCACGGACCGCGGCTGGACGCGGGACTTCATGCCCTTCTTCACGGTAGGGCGCGCTGAGGACGGCCCCGCCATATCCGGCAGCGGCATGGCCGTGGACTGCGGCTTCACGGGCTGGGCCCGCTATCCGGACCACACCCTGGACGATGCCGTATCCGTCGGGTGCGCTGCCGAGTTGGGCTGGGACATCCGGACTGCCGAGTATGATGGCAGGCGGCTGGTGCTGGAAGGCGGCGGTGTGGACACCGACGGCGCCGGCACGGTGCTCGTCACCGAGGAGTGGCTGCTGGACACCGAGGTGCAGGTGCGCAATCCGGGCATGACGCGCCAGGATTACGAGGCTGCCTTTGCCAAGCTGTTCGGCACGGACAACACTATCTGGCTGGGCCGCGGCATCGCCGGCGACGACACCCATGGCCATGTGGACGACTTCTGCCGTTTCGTGGGGCCGGGTCGCATTCTGCTCTGCCGGGAGCCCGACGGCGGCGACATGAACCACCGTCCCCTGGAGGAGAACCGCGAGAGGCTGGAGGACGCGCGGCTGGCCGACGGCTCAAAGCCGGAGGTGGTGTTCCTGCCCATGCCGCAGCCCGTGTGGTTCGACGGCATGCGCCTGCCGGCCAGTTACGGCAACTTCTACATCGGCAACAGCGTGGTTCTCGTGCCCACCTTCAACGATCCCAACGACCGCGCAGCTCTGGGCATCCTTGCGGAATGCTTTCCCGACCGCCGGGTGGTGGGCATCCACGCGGTGGATCTCGCCCTGGGCTTTGGCGGCGTGCACTGCCTGACCCATGAGCAACCCGAGGCCCTTGCCGAGAGCGATGGCTGAATAAAAATCAGCACGCCCTTGTATTCACGGTCAGAACATGGGTATAAGCGAAGAAGCGAGATAAAAAGGCGTTCACCTGCATTGGGTTCGACCCCGACGTGCTGCTGCGCATCAACGACCTTATCGAATACACGCGCAGAAAATGCGGCGATTTCCAAGGCGATGATGAAGACCGGCCAGGCCAGTTATCTTTCACGTGTGTTCCCAAGGGGGTGAGGGATGTCCGACCAGAACAAGCCGAATGAGGATGATTTCGGGTTCGAGATCGAGAAGGATTCCGCAAACGGCGGCGCCGAGAGCGAGGAGGGCCTCTCCCGCGAGGAAGCAGCCAACCTGCTCAATAATTTCAACGCCATTTTTGATGACGACGATCAAAAGGACGAGTAGCGGGGCAACTACCGCATCATGCCAGAGAGATTGAAGATTCTGATGCTGGAAGACGATCCTGTGGACCAGGACGTGTTCGAGCGTTTCATTGCCGAGAACAACCTGCCGTACGATGTGGAAACCACATCGTCGCTGCACCATGCCCTGCATCTGGTGCGTGAAAACTCGTACAGCGTGGTCATCGCCAACTACCTGCTGAACGACGGCACGGTGTTCGACCTTCTGGAGGCCGTGGACTCCGTTCCTGTGATCATCGTGACTGCCTTCGGCGACGAGGAGATCGCGGTCAAGGCCATGAAGGCCGGGGCGTACGACTACCTCATCAAGGACGAAGATCTTAATTATCTGCGCATGATACCGGTGACATTGGACCGGGCCGTGTCCCTGAACACCACGCGGCGGCAGGCCCGGATGCTTGATCTCGCGCTCATGTCCATCCACGACGCCGTGTTCATCACCCACGAGGCCGGTCGCATCGTCTTTGTCAACGCGGCCTTCTCCGAGATGTACGGCTATACCGAGACGGAGATCCTGGGCCAGGAAGCGCGCGTGCTCTGCCTGGACATGGACATCTGCCACCTCACCTCTGGTTTTGAAGCCGGCGCGGACGCCGCCGTGGAGTGCATCCACTGCCGCAAGGACGGCGTGAACTTCCCGGTCTCGGTAACGCGCTCCGACCTGGGTGACGAGTTGGGCAAGGAGCAGGCCATCGTCTGGGTGGTCCGGGACATCTCCACCTGGAAGCGGGCCGAGGAGCGGATGCTCCACTCCCTGGAGGAAAAGGAGGTGCTGCTGCGCGAGGTGCACCACCGGGTGAAGAACAACCTCCAGGTGGTTTCCAGCATGCTGAACCTGCAGGCCGGGTTCGTGCGGGACGAGCAGACCGCCGACGCCCTGCGTGACAGCCAGAATCGCGTCAAGTCCATGGCCCTGATCCACGAGTGGCTCTACCACTCGGACTCCCTCACCCGCATCGCCTTTGCCAAGTACGCCGACAGCCTGACCGATCACATCAAGAGCTCCTACCATCGCGCCGGGGGCGTTGAGGTAGAGCTGGACATCGACGAACGGTTGCAGCTGGAGGTGGACGTGGCCATACCGTGCGGCCTGATCATCAACGAGCTGGTGACCAACGCCTTCAAGCACGGCTTTCCAACCCGGGGGCCGGGTCTCGTCGCCATATCCGTGGAGCTCTCTCCGGACGGCGCGGGCCAGCCGGTGCGACTCGCGGAGTCCCGCGAGGCCAGCCGGCGCATGCGGCTGGTGGTGGAGGACAACGGGCAGGGCTTCCCAGAAGATTTCTCCCCAGCCACGGCGGACACCCTGGGCCTGCAACTTGTGGACATGCTTGCGCAGCAGCTGCACGGCACGCACACCCTGGACCGGATTCCAGAGGGGGCGCGCGTTATTGTGAACATTCCCGTGGATTAGATTTAGAGCATGTAGCAGGCTGTTGAAACTCTCCCGCCCCATAACACTTCTGGAGTCGCGATAAAATGCACCGCATCGTTTCACGCGTGTTGGCCTGCGCCGTTCTCGTACTGCTCGTGGCTGGCTGTTCTCCGCGGATCAACATTCTGGGCGGCTTCTATCGGGAGCCCCTGGAGGAGCAGACCATCGAAGGCCGTGGCACGGACAAGATCCTGCTTGTGCGGCTGCAGGGCACGCTGAAGATGTCTCCCAGCTCCGCGCTGTTGTACAAGAGGCCGAGCCCGGTGCAACGCCTGGACGAGCAGCTGGCCAAAGCCAAGGATGACAGTCGGATCAAGGCCGTGGTCGTCTCCATCAACAGCCCAGGCGGCACCGTGGGGGCGTCCGACGTCTGCTACGATCTGATCCGCCGCTACAAGCAGGAGACGGGCAACCCCGTGGTGGCCGTGCTCATGGAGG from Oceanidesulfovibrio marinus includes:
- a CDS encoding sensor histidine kinase, encoding MPERLKILMLEDDPVDQDVFERFIAENNLPYDVETTSSLHHALHLVRENSYSVVIANYLLNDGTVFDLLEAVDSVPVIIVTAFGDEEIAVKAMKAGAYDYLIKDEDLNYLRMIPVTLDRAVSLNTTRRQARMLDLALMSIHDAVFITHEAGRIVFVNAAFSEMYGYTETEILGQEARVLCLDMDICHLTSGFEAGADAAVECIHCRKDGVNFPVSVTRSDLGDELGKEQAIVWVVRDISTWKRAEERMLHSLEEKEVLLREVHHRVKNNLQVVSSMLNLQAGFVRDEQTADALRDSQNRVKSMALIHEWLYHSDSLTRIAFAKYADSLTDHIKSSYHRAGGVEVELDIDERLQLEVDVAIPCGLIINELVTNAFKHGFPTRGPGLVAISVELSPDGAGQPVRLAESREASRRMRLVVEDNGQGFPEDFSPATADTLGLQLVDMLAQQLHGTHTLDRIPEGARVIVNIPVD